Sequence from the Ascaphus truei isolate aAscTru1 chromosome 3, aAscTru1.hap1, whole genome shotgun sequence genome:
attgttctgtaatATTCCTGTCTGCTCTTtcctccccagcttcccccaatttttccctcttcttctctcaccaGTTCTCCCTTTCGTCCAGTTGCAGCGTCGCGGCTTTAGCCTGTTTCACGGATTGGATGGCAGTGCTGGGATGCTTCAAGTTGCTCATAGCAAAGGACTGTATCAGGAGCTGAagcagtgcatgctgggacaggagCCACTACCTTCTCCGTCTGGTAACAGATAGTGTGATGGGCGTGCCTGGAAGATATGATACTGTGCTTTGCCtctcttaggctggggccatggttctgTAGACCGTGCGGAGGAGTGCGCACGCTGAGCAAAccgactgccttaaggcagtgttcgcgtccatgtggcGTGCGGGCGTGTCCACGCGAAAGCaagagggggcgcgcgttgcgtgagaaatcagttaaactgatttctcagtgcgacagacaggtcacgtgagcggttcgcccaatgagagcgaaccagctccagtgacgtcactggcacgcccccatACACGCCCACAGACAGAGCGCGTACAATGGCCAAAAAATGCACCCGCTttaagcgggtgacgtcacggccgcgcgtGCCTCtgcacgggcgaaggcaccatggccccagccttagaccTCATCCCCACTGCTTGCAGCTGTGCACGCTATGGTGTGCAAGACGCAAACAagatacggccctctatggggcccgGCCCTAGTCACTGCCGCCACGCGCCTGCACAAAGCGCGATACGTGaccacctttgccaaaagacacgATTTTTGGCACAGCGGCCGAGCTTttgccacgtcacggcggcggttcacccaatgagggcaaaccggcTGCGTGACATCCTGGTCGCACTCCCGCTGCGACTTCCCATCACGAGTGATCTCAAGTCCTTCAGATTACTCGGATGTAGGGAACGAACACCGCCAAGCATCCCGTCGCGTGCGTGACGTGCGCTCTAGGGCCGTAGCCTTAAAGTCTGACCCTACTGAGTTCATATAACACGTTCTCTCAGGCCCCTATTCCAGATTTGAGCTTGATTCAAATGAGTAAGACTAGTGTCTTCTACAACACAGGAAAGGTGTGTCATGGCCTAATAAATGTAACCCCAGGGCCATTATTCATTATAGTGGTGCATTAACATTCATTGAAATGTGTTACCACACTGCTCATCCATTAAACGTGGATCTTACAGTCTCTTGAACACTTAGTTTGTGACGCACTCCAGCTGTCTCATTTTCTCTGGCACTGTGTTTCAGCTGAGTGCGATGCACTGGTACATGATTACTCTCACGGGCTTTCTGACACTCTTTTTCAGGGCGGTACGATGCCGTGGTCATTGTGGGAGCGCTGAGTGAGGGGCAGGTTCCAGTATCGGTGATGCCGGAGCTGATTCGTGTCACAAAACCTGGTGAGTGAACCACACTGTCTGTCCTATCTCAGTCTTCTTCGCTTGCAGACTCTGCCGCTCTCGTGGTGACTCTTTGGCCTTGATTATACCCGGTCCGGCAGTGTGCGCGCTCCCTCGTGACGTCACAAGGGCGATGCGCACGAccgaaacctgcactgcaggcagaaggCATCGGGTGGCGAGGAGGAGGCATTgttgtgagcggttcgccctcattggctgaaccgctcacataatGTGGCCGGCGCGTGTCAAAATTCAAAATCTGCTTGGGAAAAGATTGCGTGGTCGCTCTGCAGCGCTCGAGCCGAGCACGAACTATAGGCAGTTGCATTGGATTACAttaatttgttttggtggcgTGCACACGGCCGCTGCCGGTATAAACAATGCCTTACAGTAGCATTGCTAGTATTTGTGTTTATCAAAGAACAAGCAAAAGTACCCACTTTGGAATGACTCAATGAGTAAAGGCACCGACTCTGAAACCAATGacacggagtgtgaagcaggggagcctggttcaaatcccttgtgatccaagtcactttatctccctgtgcctcaggcaccaaaaaaatagatCGTTAGCTCTACCGGGCAGGGACTCGCTGCATACATTGTCAACGCTATACAGGAGAAACCATTATTATAAGCTGACCAACATCGCAGAGACGAGGAAAATGATTCCTATCCAGCAAActattaacccccctcccccccatcatttcCGAACTGAGTTTTCTAAGTGCATCACCACTCTTGTCTCATAATTCTAGAAGTAATTTAATTAGTTGTCATTGGTGGGTTTGTCAGTCTATAATGAAGCTTATTCTGCGCCCCAGCCCTGTTCAATGACATCAATACTGTGGATTTGCAATGAAGTTGTTGCCGTGCATTTGTAGCAATGGCAAAATCACCAACCGAGCAGATTATATTATTCTTGGTATTGGATTTCAGAACTGATTGaacaggagaaggggaaaaaaaaaaggaaatgaaaATGTCCACAAACACGAACTGTTTCACTATAGATTTCTAAATCCGCCCTGATCACTGCAGTTGTGGAGTCGTCTCTGCATTCTCGGATGTAAGAAGTATATTTCCTATTCTGTGGTATTTGTATAGATCCTAAATTAAGAAGATCACTTTCATTCTTATGCCAGCAAggcactgcacccccccccccccccacacacctaccatAACACAGTAAGGAatgaaatgtatattttattaaacacacCATCActtgttggggaggggggttggtgcaGTAAGTAAACAATCCACACTACACAGCATATTTGTGTCATTATTTCAGATGAATGTGTCAGGTCTGGAAATATTAACCCTCCAAGGAGTTTCAATCCCTTAGTGGAAAAACAAACGTTTTACCAACATGCTTTCTTTTAACATAATTACATTTCTTTCAAACTGGATTTTTTTCCAGTGAAAGACCACCAAGTGGGGCCAATGGGAGGCGTCGCTTTTTTAAACTAACTctgtttctctctgctctctgactTTTCCTGCTCTCTCTAtttttaactctctctctctctccatgcaggGGGCTTTGTGTGTCTCACTACCCGCAGTAATCCATCTAACCTCCAGTACAAGGCTGAGCTCGAGCGAGAGCTGTCTGCACTGCAGAGCAAAGGGTTATGGGACTGCGTCTCTGTGCAGGAGGTGGAGAAGTGGGAGAAAgccagctctgaggaggaggcCGCAGAGGAATCAGACTACATTTCCGGGTCCATATACCTGTACCACAAACCTGCAGCCACTCCCGGGGTGCGGTGATGTTTTTAAGAGGACCCAGGGGAGCAGTAGTGGTTTCACGGATAATATTTTCCCAGTGCTTTTAATGTAAAGAAATATATGATTTCTAAACAGAAGAGTTCTATAAAAGCATTGATGCTACTGATGGTAGGAGGGGGCGTTTATAGCGGAATGTTTTATTACTATCAAAGAAGTAGAGAAAGGCAACCACATTGAGAGGCTGGAAGGAACATCTTAATTATGGTTTGAGACTGTAAATTAGACGATTGTTCACATTCGGAAAGATGGGATATGGTTACTGTTTTCCaattatattcagggtcaatggaattttttttaaactatgtcTATACCATTTAAAACAGGGTCACCAACTGAGATTAAAGGATATTTTAGCAGCAACAAAGGACGTGGAGTGAAAATGTGTCATATGCTTCTCTTGGATGCTGGAAAGTTGGGACAGAGCAGATTCATTTCAGAAAACGTTACACACTTTCTCAGACCAtgtgcatgtatgtctttatttatgtagcgccattaatgtacatagcacttcacagcagtaatacatgtgacaatcatatagataacaaataagaaaatataaataacacatgaaagggagaagtgcttcagacataaaagtaacatttaggtaaaggagtccctgctccgaagagcttacaatctaatttattggtaggaagaacgtacagagacaggtgggcgttctggtaagtgcgtctgcaggggggcaagctttatgtaggaggtgttaattatcagccatggagcgactcatatgcttccttaagcaggtgtgttttaatgtgggtcttaaaggtggatagagtgggtgctagtcaaatattgaggagaagggcattccaggggtgtggggcagtcagtgagaaaggtttaaggcgggagagggctttagataaaaagtggtagagagaagacatctttgagcggaaagcaagagtcgggatggtgcatagcgagaaattagggctgagatgtaaggaggggcagaagagtgtaaagctttaaaagtgaggaggagaattgagtgtgagatgcgggatttgatcggaagccaggagagggatttcaggaggtgacagatttaggaaagagtagagtgattctggcagcagtgtttaggacagattgtaggggagaggaaagggagtattttggtaatattgtggaggaaaataCAACAGTTTTTTTGCtatcttttgaatgtgagagacgagtcgagtgtgacccctaagcagcgtgcctgggctactgggtgaatgatggtacttccaacagtaaggCTGAGAGCGCACACACAGCGCTGCGTGCACGCGCCTCCGTCTGGTGGGCGAGgtgtgaacatccccagcagacggaatgattcGCGAGCGGGCCGGTTTCGGGGGAGGAAGCACGGGAGCTGGTGGGCGGCGGATGAATAAATAATGTTATATAATGTACATCATTTAATAAttagaataaataataaataaaataataaaccccgtCTCACCCGTCACCCtagcaatttcagcagccaatcaatgaaaacgtctgcacattgattggctgctgaaactgacgtcgcGCTGCTTTAGCCTGGAATCACACTTTTGAAAGACTCCAGCAACTGCAGCGGcgacactaccattggccgccaagGGTCAGTGACGAACGCGCGCACGTCGCATAGCGCTGTGTATGCTCAAGGCCTAATTTCCtaaggaggaaatagggccaggattgggaggaagtatgaggagctctgtttttgccatgttaagctTTTGTCAGCCGAGGTTCAAACACTTCAGTGGCAGAGGGTCCTGCAACCTCCGTGGCCACGGCCCCCTCTGGCACTTACTAATCATGTGATCACTATGTCACGCTGGTAACGTCGATGGGTGGGTGATCGCCTTCCGTGCAGATTGCAGAAATCAAGCCTAGCgccattgtcctggaacaggattgtgtttttCTCTGTCTTCAGGCTGCCCGCACTCCTTAGCCTAGCTGTGGCAACAATGTTTCAACATTGGGAttcttggcttcagccagttgccttggcaaccccccttCCTGCCTTTATAACCCAGATGGAGcgctcctcctcccctttccaggTGGTATcccatcagcacagaccagcctGCTTTCttttagtaccagcagccatcttgagcagtcatttctcctatcctggtaaagttactgatttttacctatccctatatcttGCATTTATCCCACTTCCCTGATAGCTCCCCGCCCCCTCTCATGCCCCAGTGTTCCCTTAGTACTTTCCCGCCCTTTTTAATTatatgttgttgccccaaataaacacttcagcaagtaaggaggttcccttgcttgatatatgggattgagttaacctgcctgtccctGTGCTTCTATCAGGGTGTGCTTGGTCCAGAACAGCCATGATAAGTATGTCCAAAGGGAACTAAAGAGGTTAAACATAGGGAAGGAATACTTATTTTCTCCTTGTGAAATGTTGCATTAGAATATTTTGGTTGCTTTCCTcaggaaataaaaatataataggaGTTTCTCATCCAGTTTAGCATTAAACCAAATGGTTAAACTCCATGGACATCTgtcttcctccaccccccccccccccaaacacaacaTTGCTATGTTACATTTTAACTAGGAGGAAAAAAATAATATCCTTGATGCTCCATTGTTGAGAGGTACTTCATGTATCCCTGATTCTGCGAGGAGCGATTGAGGTACTGAATACACCCCCTGACATTACTTAGGCGAGTTGCACTCTCTGACATAACTTTATATAAAGGCTCCGTATCTGCCACGTGAAGGTATTTGGAGGCGATGCACTGGTGTCGTAACTTattataaaaggtttttttatcaATCTTGTGATGCTATAATCATGGCTGGCCCAGGGGGGTGGGAAAAGTAGGTGTTTGCCTAGGGTAGGTAAGTGTTGGTGCCACTATTGTCAGGGCAGCCTGTGAGCACCACTCAAATAAATGGAGTTCAGAGACTTCCCTGACATTAAGGAGCTATTTCACTGCATATAAAATAGGGTCCTGCATGCACGTGTCAGCATGTGTGAgcttacacttgagtgtgtacatgGAGGTTCAATATAGAATATCACCTATGCTACCAAAAGGCCTTGAGCCAGACCTGGTGGTAGGGGAATGCCCCAATACTCCTTCACACATCGGTTCTGGTATTGGGGTAAACGTGCAAAGCCAACAGATATTTTGTGGAAAGCACAATGATTAAATATTCGGTGGTAAGAGCGAGCTAGGTGGAAGTATGCTGGTCCTTCAAATGATTATTACATGGAACATTTTGGCAACCCCAGCTGTAAACCACTACCCGTGCGTGGCATAAGAAATAATCGTAGAAGTATTGGTCCTTGATGGTATCGTGCCACTTTTTTCTTCCGTACTTTATAttacggggggagagggggaacaaAAGCAGGCTTGTTTCACACTACaaaaagggagataaagtgagaaAAGGCTTGTTAAATTATGACATCAAAAACATTATTAATAATATGCTTTTGAATAGAGCATCGGGTGTTGTACCTTTGAACAGTAGCTCTGTCATTCCGGCAGAGAGATGAGGGTGGAATGCTTGGATCTGGGTCTTCTTTGCCATTTAAAACTTTATTAATCCCTTGCTATAACAAGTTGTTGTCCTGACATTTAATTGAAGGACTTTAACAGCTTCCATATTTTACTAGGGGGGAACTTTATAAATCTTTTGTGTTACTAGGAGGGAGTTTCCAGATCATGTTTCCGTTTTGTATACAGTGACTTTAAAATAAATCCCTGGATTTTGCTAGAAGTGAGGGTTCTGCTTTGATACATTACAGAAAAGCAGTTTATAAATCACTCACAGATATCATCTTTTATACAGAGggtcttaaaaaaatatatattgttaatcTTGCATTGTTACTAGAAGAAAAGGGCCTGATCAGATTCTTATTAACAGGAAGTACGTTATCACTCCGCAAGAGGTGAAAGAGACATTTTGTAGTTCAGACATCAGTAGTGACATCAAGGGACACATTTTAAAGATGTAAATCCTTCTAcccgttcttttttttttaatagaaggcAAGAAGGGGGTCTCTGGTAGATAAACTGCTTCTCAAGATACCTCCGAAGGTGCCCCCGGTACCATCCCCTGCTGGGAAACCAGAATTGAGTTTTAAATCTCCCTGTCACATAGGAAGCTGCTCCTTATTGGCCCACGTGCAGTAGGagatttaaaaaccaggaagtaccaGAAGCACATACAGAGATAAGTATCTCCGGGATCAGGGGGTCCACTAGAGTTAGGGTGACAATATTTCTCCTAGGAAAAACCAGGACAAATGACTCGCATGGGCAGTTCTGTGtgctgactgcgcatgcgtgatgagcGCCTGCCAGCTGCGCATGCTCGATTGATGTTAGCGGCCACTTATGCACGATCAGCACTTGACTTGCCGGCTTCTAGTGCGCTTGCTCAATCGGACCTTCCCGGTCGCGCAAGTACCGATCGCGCATTCGAGGCCGTAGTAGATAAAACCGTGACTGGCCAGAAAAGTCGGGAACCAGGACAAATGGCTAAAacccgggacgtctggtcactaTAACCAGAGGCCAAATTAATaagattcagctccagagaccccctccttaCCACCTATGCTGGAAAAAAGGGGCGGTGGGTCATTTAGTTGAAATACACATTTACGGTGTAGTTCCAAAATGTTTAATATCGATGATACAAGTATTGTTTAATCGTTTTTGCAAGTCTGGAATTTTTCCTTTGTTTTCATTTACAGCAGGGAACTGGAAAGGGGTCGGGCTTGTTATTGTCATTTGAAACTGTTACCAAACTTGAACTACACGGTCATGAAGGTGGCACGGTCAGTTGCAGGCTGAAATATGACTGACGTACTGATCGACGAGGTGTGGAGGGTTTAGTTTAATTTGATTTGTTGTGCCGTTATTTGCCTTTTGTGTTCATATTACCCATAcatagcattattattattattttgtccaTCCTGAAAAAACTGATTTCTGTGATGTCTCTGATAAGAATAGCCCTGACGTCACAGTCTGTTAACTATGTTGATACTGCCCTTTGGAATTTGGCAGGtgattgtgtgtatatacagtaccgacacactttattcgagtgtggccggtaccgcaagccgggagatttcccggcttgctagtggccgcccctcgacgcgcggtcacgcgtcttcgggagcgtgcgccccctgcacgcgcgtccaggggctccccgagggagccctggtgtcccgcgatcgcgggacagcggcagggggttccgggggacccggcggacccggcagcggtagggagagcgccccgatcggagggcgctcttccgctgcttcggcgcgcgcccgtcactctcgggcgcgcgccaggctactgctgcggccaagaacgggcaaatgctcgaataaacttggccgcagcagtataaatatatatatatagtctcccTGGTAGTCTCTCTTTTATACACAGGGTGAGAGGAAGCGTGGAGGGTGTGTGATGTTATGGGGGTGCAGCAGGGGTGACATGAGAATGTAAATGTGGGTTACCTAAGGCTGAATATGTGGAAACCGATTTTCTCCCAATTTCACCATTACCTTAATCCAGATTCTGCTTCGCTCACTCCACACCTGGTTGTGACTTCTGTGTTTATTATCTGTTTTGTTGTGTAGCCCCTGGACCCCGGGCCAATCGCAGATacggtgttctggggtctggctaggtgtctttatgtggtgcatacctgctggcaacaggagggcctgagtctcccgcgatgacatgggggataacaggaacaggttactggggtggatgcctttgttctggttcaatggtgcagcgcctccatctttagtaagccccaggaatgcggggtggaatccttaccagagagttcccacagggatgagagattccagtctcacacacaaggttgtctttaaaagcagcagtctttattctccatggcagcagcagcagatagGTACAGGAATGTCCAATCCACTCTGACTGTTCTCCCTTAGGATGGTCCTTCCCTGCCACCCTCTGgatcaagggcatccagagtggggctaactcttccctcaccccagCCCAAAGCCCCTTACATGTTTACCCCTCTTCTCCCCAGCAAGGACAAAGCTCCTTACCTTAGCCCTCCTGCTCCATCTGCATTCTTAGTACCGCCCCCAAACTAGCTCCACCCGCAGCTTACACATCTCCTGTTGCAGGCTGAGGCCACTGTCGGCATTTATTTCTGGAAATACAACTGGCCCGGGGGGCaatcccctctctgcccccctggcccttcttgtgtttttttgttttatttttttaactttatttattCCGATCACACAGATACATAGAATGTCAGCTTTAATCATATCTTATATTGGTACATTTGCTACTTATACAACTTTTGGTtatacaatacacatagtataatGTATACCCATGACTGTTGCCTCCGATTCTCTATCTATGCTTAGCTTTCGATCTTGAAAGTGCTTCATACCTGGTTGTGATCTATTAttttcttccctttttcttttgGGCCTATCTCCTCCTTCAGAAGATACAATGTACTCCTGTCCGCAAAAAATTTTTTTATCTAGGAGATAGGCCAAAATCCACAtaaaacatacatagaaaaaaaaaaaaaaaaaaaaaaaaaatcctattctaCATCTTAACTTTGACTAAAAGTCACTAACTGAATCGACGTATCTCTAGTTCCTTTCTTTTAAACACTTTATCCTGGGGTTTTAAACACTTTAACCCTTGAATACCTTATATATTAGTTTCTAGTATTTCCTCCCAGATTTTCCTATTGATGAATTGGGTGTTTGTCGGGAACTGTTTCCAATGCTCAAATCATCCTATTTTTTTGATGATGGCCCTTCTAACCATGCATCCAACCTATCCAATTTGAACAGGTCCAGCATTTTGCGCTCTACTAGCTCCAAAGTTGGCGGTTCTGTGTCTATCCACTTTAGCACAATGCATCTCTTGGCTATCAACAGAATTGTTTGAATAAGCCTAGGGTATCTTGTTTTGTCAACTACCTCCCCCTGTTCTGCTCCCAATAGCAGGCTTATAGGATCTCTGCTTTATTTTATTTGGTAAATATTGTCTATAAAATCACCTATTTTTTTTCCAGAAGTCTTGTATTCGGGGGCATGTCCAAAACATATGGAAAAGGCAGGCATCCTTCTCAAAACATTTCggccattctccctctcacttatcCGAAAACGTAGCTTGTATTCAAGGTGCAATATATGCCCGGTGTAGAATTTTGATTGGTGTTTCTCTCCAATATATAGATTGGGTGCTTTTGAAGATATTTTTTAATCCCTTAATTATTATTTCATGATTTCCTATTTCTGGAACATCTTTTTTTCCACTGGGCCCACGTCCCTGCCATGATAGATCCTCTGCCTTGGGAGTTGTCAATTTGTAGATATTACTAATattacatttttagtttttttgtcatttttaatGTTGAGTCCAGGACATTGTCCTCCAAACCACATGGATTCTGTGTAATAAGCCCATTTACATAATGCCTAACTTGAAGATAAGCAAAGAACCCTCTATTGTCTATAATTAATTAGTTCTTTAGTTCCTGGAAGGATTTGCATTGCTTTCCTTTCTTTTCAATTAGTTGTGTTATTTTCGTTAATCCCTGCTCCCTCCaattaaaaaaaggttgaatcGTGGAGCCTTCCGGGAATTCTGGGTTCCCCTGTATTGGGATAAATTGGGATATTTCACTATCTAGTGCTAGATGAGCTAAAATGTTTCCTGCCTTTACtcttaggtgataccttttttttttggactaacaatagatattctAAGTCATGCTTTCGAgagctctcctctcttcctcaggtcagcactactgatttacaaagattcagTTATACACAAAACCAAGGTAACAATCTTAGGCTggggccccgctggcgctgaccgcgctcatgcttgacagcggtgacgtcaccagctctccaagcatgagcgccgggtgtcctggctatttcgcaagcgGGGGTGGGGGCGTCGCGGCCAAGTTAAGCGCGcttgaaagtaaaaaaaaaatgttcactcAGGCGCTAAGCTTGAGTAAGCGTGCGCACGTACGCACCGCGTGTGCGGGGACTTACACATAAAGATTtatgtaagtaaaagcggcaagcaccgCGCGCTCAGCTCGGTCAGCGCCAGTGGGGCCCGCAGCCTAAGGCGGATGAGGAAGAGAAGGACTGGCAGAGAGAATGATAAACAAACAGGGCAATACATGGATGAAATGAATAGTGAGAAATAGGACCATACATCCAgcagggagatgagggggggggatagagggggttgaattgtaaaattaacagagacgcagggagaaacattacaacaTACTAAGATATTTCTCACTATCCCTTTcaccatttattgccctgtctgtttatttactattCCCTCATCTGGTGGAATGAGAGCACTGGAGGGCAAGCACTGCGAATGCGCTCGAGATGGGTTAATATGACAAGACGTAAAACTTCCATTTATTAgttattattaaaattaattgTGCACAGAAAAGGACAAACAGAATACAACATCTAAAATAGTCCGGGGTAGGTCAGCGCCTAGGTACtgctaaaatacacacacagtatcataGAGCTGTGTATAGCTAGTAGGGAGAATATTTAGCA
This genomic interval carries:
- the METTL27 gene encoding methyltransferase-like protein 27 codes for the protein MAAPCRDLQQVREVIASAHKDCSPAQKLQFYDHWAQEYEEDVSVLEYKAPCLAAVALASVCVSDRESQLVLDVACGTGLTAQELQRRGFSLFHGLDGSAGMLQVAHSKGLYQELKQCMLGQEPLPSPSGRYDAVVIVGALSEGQVPVSVMPELIRVTKPGGFVCLTTRSNPSNLQYKAELERELSALQSKGLWDCVSVQEVEKWEKASSEEEAAEESDYISGSIYLYHKPAATPGVR